Proteins from one Telopea speciosissima isolate NSW1024214 ecotype Mountain lineage chromosome 1, Tspe_v1, whole genome shotgun sequence genomic window:
- the LOC122667763 gene encoding mitogen-activated protein kinase kinase kinase 3-like isoform X1 encodes MPAWWGRKSHKSSKEQKSAASGEEQQRHDYIKASFFKNDKKKSKEKPKSFDGLSAIFITRNSPRTSKDFGSSWGSDSDCHSGGGDVVSEKKGLPLPRPSVSSAPSLSIDHGAVSGSRSGSVSVSSVSSSGSSDDAPPDRGSSCNSGTHGENKLNLRSRSPGPGSRGPTNPTSPLHPRLFGTSMEHPTGKQEDGISLCHCHPLPLPPGSPTNRCTSPTIRNTGANESIHCLGSKWKKGKLLGRGTFGHVYVGFNSENGQMCAIKEVRVISDDQTSKECLKQLNQVSLHLSVFEEIALLSQLSHPNIVQYYGSELGEETLSVYLEYVSGGSIHKLLREYGAFKEPVIQSYTRQILSGLAYLHGRNTVHRDIKGANILVGPTGEVKLADFGMAKHITSFSSMLSFKGSPYWMAPEVVMNSSGYSLAVDIWSLGCTILEMATSKPPWSQYEGVAAIFKIGNSKDIPEIPDHISSDAKGFLRLCLQRDPSARPTAVQLMDHPFLRDQTASKGANINVTNDLPRNSFEGSHSPTTSEFQPNRTNISITQRDYATTQVVTSSRAFKGNTDSIRVNLSLPVSPCSSPLRQYGPAHKSCFLSPPHPAFTFVGQSGYGRNDYLMLPKRPDTNYAADHWGDIVQPRTQTPGGSPIARLI; translated from the exons ATGCCTGCTTGGTGGGGAAGAAAGTCTCACAAGAGCAGCAAAGAACAAAAATCTGCAGCCTCAGGAGAAGAACAACAGCGTCACGATTACATCAAAGCTTCTTTCTTTAAGAACGATAAGAAGAAGAGCAAGGAGAAGCCCAAGAGCTTCGATGGGCTCTCTGCGATTTTTATCACCCGTAACTCTCCCAGAACTAGCAAGGATTTCGGTTCGTCTTGGGGTTCTGATTCCGATTGCcacagtggtggtggtgatgtagTTTCGGAGAAGAAGGGGCTTCCTTTGCCTCGGCCGTCCGTCTCGTCGGCGCCGTCGCTGTCGATCGATCATGGAGCTGTGTCGGGGTCTAGGTCTGGGTCGGTGTCCGTTTCCAGTGTCAGCTCCTCTGGGTCTTCGGATGACGCTCCTCCTGATCGTGGTTCCTCCTGCAATTCCGG AACACATGGGGAAAATAAGTTAAACTTACGATCAAGAAGCCCAGGTCCAGGATCAAGGGGGCCGACCAATCCCACATCACCTTTACATCCAAGGCTATTTGGTACGAGTATGGAGCATCCAACAGGAAAGCAAGAAGATGGGATAAGTTTATGTCATTGTCATCCACTGCCACTTCCTCCAGGTTCTCCTACAAATCGTTGCACCTCACCCACTATAAGAAATACTGGAGCCAATGAAAGTATACATTGCCTTGGAtcaaaatggaagaaaggaaagCTCCTAGGAAGAGGGACATTTGGCCATGTTTATGTTGGATTTAACAG tGAAAATGGACAAATGTGTGCTATAAAGGAAGTCCGGGTGATTTCTGATGATCAAACCTCTAAAGAATGTCTCAAGCAATTGAACCAGGTATCTCTTCATCTGTCTGTCTTTGAG GAGATAGCATTGCTTAGTCAACTCTCGCACCCAAACATTGTTCAGTACTACGGGAGCGAACTG GGGGAAGAGACACTTTCTGTTTATTTGGAGTACGTATCTGGAGGCTCCATCCACAAATTACTTCGGGAATATGGTGCCTTCAAGGAACCTGTTATTCAAAGTTACACCAGACAGATTCTTTCTGGGCTTGCCTACTTACATGGGAGGAATACTGTACACAG GGATATTAAAGGGGCGAACATACTTGTAGGTCCCACTGGTGAAGTCAAGCTTGCAGACTTTGGCATGGCTAAACAT ATTACATCATTTTCCTCAATGTTATCTTTCAAAGGAAGCCCTTACTGGATGGCACCTGAG GTTGTAATGAATTCCAGTGGCTACAGCCTGGCAGTGGATATTTGGAGCCTGGGTTGTACAATTCTTGAAATGGCAACATCAAAACCACCTTGGAGCCAATATGAAGGG GTGGCTGCAATATTTAAAATTGGAAACAGCAAAGACATTCCTGAAATTCCAGATCACATTTCTAGTGATGCAAAGGGCTTTCTGAGGCTGTGCCTGCAAAGGGATCCATCTGCACGTCCTACAGCTGTACAATTAATGGATCACCCTTTCCTCCGAGACCAAACTGCATCAAAAGGCGCTAACATCAATGTAACTAATGATCTTCCCCGAAATTCCTTTGAAGGCAGCCACTCACCG ACAACCTCAGAGTTCCAGCCCAACAGAACAAATATCTCCATAACTCAAAGAGATTATGCGACAACACAAGTAGTAACTTCTTCAAGAGCCTTCAAGGGAAATAC GGATAGCATCAGAGTGAACCTGTCATTGCCAGTGTCTCCCTGTTCAAGTCCATTGCGACAATATGGACCAGCACATAAGAGCTGTTTTCTGTCTCCTCCTCATCCAGCTTTTACATTTGTAGGACAAAGTGGGTATGGTCGGAATGATTATTTAATGCTGCCTAAAAGACCGGACACTAATTACGCTGCCGATCATTGGGGTGACATCGTCCAACCAAGAACCCAAACGCCTGGTGGATCCCCCATAGCAAGACTCATTTGA
- the LOC122672668 gene encoding E3 ubiquitin-protein ligase ATL41-like: MTGLEPSVIAALPTFIYKKPDPDPDPHPHIDIDTGTGTGTGTETTECSICLSTLEEEELVRLLPNCVHLFHADCIDMWLISQSTCPICRTVADPDQPPPPPPPVPDHDEQEEQEPHGTLLLDDDDDDDEVSLADPDPDLAVEPLNYSMHIPPSSSEGASSSSSDDDDHTAQLALKMVDASSSRSSSFHKILSWNRSSGRRIQPFDQSADGGVLEDLERQ; the protein is encoded by the coding sequence ATGACGGGGCTAGAACCATCGGTCATTGCTGCATTACCCACCTTCATCTACAAAAAGcccgaccccgaccccgacccccACCCCCATATTGACATTGACACCGGCACCGGCACCGGCACCGGCACCGAAACCACGGAGTGTTCGATTTGTTTGAGCACtcttgaagaagaggaattgGTTAGGCTTCTACCCAACTGTGTCCACTTGTTCCATGCTGACTGCATTGATATGTGGCTCATCTCGCAGTCGACGTGCCCTATTTGCCGTACTGTGGCTGATCCTgatcaaccaccaccaccaccaccaccagtgcCTGATCATGATGAGCAGGAGGAGCAGGAGCCCCATGGAACACTACTActtgatgacgatgatgatgatgatgaggtatCCCTTgcagatccagatccagatctaGCAGTGGAACCATTGAATTACTCCATGCATATACCACCAAGTAGTTCAGAAGgcgcatcatcatcatcatctgatgatgatgatcacaCTGCACAATTAGCATTGAAGATGGTGGATGCATCGAGCTCACGATCGAGTTCCTTCCATAAGATCCTTAGTTGGAACAGATCATCAGGGAGGAGAATTCAGCCCTTTGACCAATCAGCAGATGGAGGAGTACTCGAAGATCTGGAGAGGCAATAA
- the LOC122667763 gene encoding mitogen-activated protein kinase kinase kinase 3-like isoform X2, whose product MPAWWGRKSHKSSKEQKSAASGEEQQRHDYIKASFFKNDKKKSKEKPKSFDGLSAIFITRNSPRTSKDFGSSWGSDSDCHSGGGDVVSEKKGLPLPRPSVSSAPSLSIDHGAVSGSRSGSVSVSSVSSSGSSDDAPPDRGSSCNSGGEPRTHGENKLNLRSRSPGPGSRGPTNPTSPLHPRLFGTSMEHPTGKQEDGISLCHCHPLPLPPGSPTNRCTSPTIRNTGANESIHCLGSKWKKGKLLGRGTFGHVYVGFNSENGQMCAIKEVRVISDDQTSKECLKQLNQEIALLSQLSHPNIVQYYGSELGEETLSVYLEYVSGGSIHKLLREYGAFKEPVIQSYTRQILSGLAYLHGRNTVHRDIKGANILVGPTGEVKLADFGMAKHITSFSSMLSFKGSPYWMAPEVVMNSSGYSLAVDIWSLGCTILEMATSKPPWSQYEGVAAIFKIGNSKDIPEIPDHISSDAKGFLRLCLQRDPSARPTAVQLMDHPFLRDQTASKGANINVTNDLPRNSFEGSHSPTTSEFQPNRTNISITQRDYATTQVVTSSRAFKGNTDSIRVNLSLPVSPCSSPLRQYGPAHKSCFLSPPHPAFTFVGQSGYGRNDYLMLPKRPDTNYAADHWGDIVQPRTQTPGGSPIARLI is encoded by the exons ATGCCTGCTTGGTGGGGAAGAAAGTCTCACAAGAGCAGCAAAGAACAAAAATCTGCAGCCTCAGGAGAAGAACAACAGCGTCACGATTACATCAAAGCTTCTTTCTTTAAGAACGATAAGAAGAAGAGCAAGGAGAAGCCCAAGAGCTTCGATGGGCTCTCTGCGATTTTTATCACCCGTAACTCTCCCAGAACTAGCAAGGATTTCGGTTCGTCTTGGGGTTCTGATTCCGATTGCcacagtggtggtggtgatgtagTTTCGGAGAAGAAGGGGCTTCCTTTGCCTCGGCCGTCCGTCTCGTCGGCGCCGTCGCTGTCGATCGATCATGGAGCTGTGTCGGGGTCTAGGTCTGGGTCGGTGTCCGTTTCCAGTGTCAGCTCCTCTGGGTCTTCGGATGACGCTCCTCCTGATCGTGGTTCCTCCTGCAATTCCGG TGGTGAACCCAGAACACATGGGGAAAATAAGTTAAACTTACGATCAAGAAGCCCAGGTCCAGGATCAAGGGGGCCGACCAATCCCACATCACCTTTACATCCAAGGCTATTTGGTACGAGTATGGAGCATCCAACAGGAAAGCAAGAAGATGGGATAAGTTTATGTCATTGTCATCCACTGCCACTTCCTCCAGGTTCTCCTACAAATCGTTGCACCTCACCCACTATAAGAAATACTGGAGCCAATGAAAGTATACATTGCCTTGGAtcaaaatggaagaaaggaaagCTCCTAGGAAGAGGGACATTTGGCCATGTTTATGTTGGATTTAACAG tGAAAATGGACAAATGTGTGCTATAAAGGAAGTCCGGGTGATTTCTGATGATCAAACCTCTAAAGAATGTCTCAAGCAATTGAACCAG GAGATAGCATTGCTTAGTCAACTCTCGCACCCAAACATTGTTCAGTACTACGGGAGCGAACTG GGGGAAGAGACACTTTCTGTTTATTTGGAGTACGTATCTGGAGGCTCCATCCACAAATTACTTCGGGAATATGGTGCCTTCAAGGAACCTGTTATTCAAAGTTACACCAGACAGATTCTTTCTGGGCTTGCCTACTTACATGGGAGGAATACTGTACACAG GGATATTAAAGGGGCGAACATACTTGTAGGTCCCACTGGTGAAGTCAAGCTTGCAGACTTTGGCATGGCTAAACAT ATTACATCATTTTCCTCAATGTTATCTTTCAAAGGAAGCCCTTACTGGATGGCACCTGAG GTTGTAATGAATTCCAGTGGCTACAGCCTGGCAGTGGATATTTGGAGCCTGGGTTGTACAATTCTTGAAATGGCAACATCAAAACCACCTTGGAGCCAATATGAAGGG GTGGCTGCAATATTTAAAATTGGAAACAGCAAAGACATTCCTGAAATTCCAGATCACATTTCTAGTGATGCAAAGGGCTTTCTGAGGCTGTGCCTGCAAAGGGATCCATCTGCACGTCCTACAGCTGTACAATTAATGGATCACCCTTTCCTCCGAGACCAAACTGCATCAAAAGGCGCTAACATCAATGTAACTAATGATCTTCCCCGAAATTCCTTTGAAGGCAGCCACTCACCG ACAACCTCAGAGTTCCAGCCCAACAGAACAAATATCTCCATAACTCAAAGAGATTATGCGACAACACAAGTAGTAACTTCTTCAAGAGCCTTCAAGGGAAATAC GGATAGCATCAGAGTGAACCTGTCATTGCCAGTGTCTCCCTGTTCAAGTCCATTGCGACAATATGGACCAGCACATAAGAGCTGTTTTCTGTCTCCTCCTCATCCAGCTTTTACATTTGTAGGACAAAGTGGGTATGGTCGGAATGATTATTTAATGCTGCCTAAAAGACCGGACACTAATTACGCTGCCGATCATTGGGGTGACATCGTCCAACCAAGAACCCAAACGCCTGGTGGATCCCCCATAGCAAGACTCATTTGA